A window of Heptranchias perlo isolate sHepPer1 chromosome 27, sHepPer1.hap1, whole genome shotgun sequence contains these coding sequences:
- the c27h1orf74 gene encoding UPF0739 protein C1orf74 homolog, whose product MIVTIMEAAQKEQLIFAAQKTLRIKQKKNFSESRCLNLSAEILAVDLELKPTFLFDYSLAKAEQIQKYVQEIQKTGLLSQDLHILNIEDNVLIINLNKTIRHLERALQENGVPVIDVSVHRASPRLAEARVTKQVKAQMDLILKHLQSQVIQRGRSESGFVSASEIFSSEWNLCTVFGFLLGFPVSYWFDINKSFENCLSMTELRVFSVSTFCPRIAKNLKYRMYSFSVPEILYLDLQSSIETWNRDLQSDFNKQSTFSELSISTETVCQPAITL is encoded by the coding sequence ATGATTGTTACCATAATGGAGGCTGCACAGAAGGAGCAACTGATCTTTGCTGCACAGAAAACTTTAAGGATAAAGCAAAAGAAAAATTTCTCCGAATCACGTTGCTTGAATCTCTCTGCTGAAATCCTAGCTGTAGATTTAGAATTAAAACCCACCTTTCTGTTTGATTACAGTCTAGCAAAAGCAGAACAGATCCAGAAATATGTCCAGGAGATACAGAAAACTGGGCTTCTCTCGCAAGATTTACACATCCTCAACATTGAGGACAATGTACTAATAATAAACTTAAACAAAACCATCAGACACTTGGAAAGAGCACTGCAAGAAAATGGGGTTCCAGTCATTGATGTTTCGGTGCATAGAGCCAGCCCAAGACTAGCTGAGGCACGGGTTACTAAACAAGTGAAGGCCCAGATGGACCTTATTTTGAAGCACTTGCAATCCCAGGTAATTCAAAGAGGGAGGAGTGAATCAGGTTTTGTTAGTGCCAGTGAAATTTTCTCTTCAGAGTGGAACCTGTGTACAGTGTTTGGATTTCTCCTTGGGTTCCCAGTTTCATACTGGTTTGATATTAATAAGAGTTTTGAGAATTGTTTGAGCATGACTGAGCTTCGGGTTTTCTCCGTCTCTACGTTTTGTCCCAGAATCGCTAAAAACCTCAAATATCGAATGTACTCGTTCAGTGTCCCGGAAATCCTCTACTTGGATTTACAGAGCAGCATAGAGACTTGGAACAGGGATCTGCAGTCAGACTTTAACAAGCAGTCGACTTTCTCAGAACTCAGTATTTCCACAGAGACCGTCTGTCAGCCTGCAATTACACTATAA